One part of the Lotus japonicus ecotype B-129 chromosome 2, LjGifu_v1.2 genome encodes these proteins:
- the LOC130736644 gene encoding uncharacterized protein LOC130736644, with protein sequence MGSWVNGAWVWNFTWRRVLREWELDMLNHMKSILQSFAPSLNSADSWLWLANPEGKYTVQSAYISLQDHGPDLIEDTFKYLWSVPAPSNVLAFSWKVFHDRIQSRVNLSKRHALPPPADVQCPMCLLQEETSMHLLFSCPAAWNIWMACYKWFGFSTVLPNNGKEHFLQHVQPWWAKSQKQGAWAVWLAIIWAIWNSRNNYIFNNVPLNIDKVIDGIQFKSWSWLRGKVKGFNYSIYEWQVQPCIAIASL encoded by the coding sequence ATGGGATCCTGGGTAAATGGAGCTTGGGTTTGGAATTTTACTTGGCGGAGGGTGTTAAGAGAATGGGAATTGGATATGCTAAATCATATGAAGAGTATTCTACAATCGTTTGCGCCATCCCTGAATTCTGCAGATTCTTGGCTCTGGTTAGCCAACCCGGAAGGTAAATACACAGTGCAATCAGCTTACATAAGCTTGCAAGATCATGGTCCAGATTTAATTGAAGATACATTCAAGTATTTATGGAGTGTTCCAGCCCCTTCAAATGTGCTGGCTTTCAGTTGGAAAGTCTTTCATGATAGAATTCAGTCAAGAGTAAATCTCAGCAAACGGCATGCCCTCCCCCCACCTGCTGATGTTCAATGTCCCATGTGTTTGCTACAGGAAGAAACCTCAATGCACCTCCTCTTTTCTTGTCCAGCAGCTTGGAATATATGGATGGCCTGTTATAAGTGGTTCGGTTTTTCCACTGTGCTTCCTAACAACGGTAAGGAACACTTTCTGCAACATGTCCAACCGTGGTGGGCGAAATCACAAAAGCAGGGAGCTTGGGCAGTGTGGCTAGCTATCATTTGGGCCATTTGGAACTCCaggaataattatatcttcaatAATGTTCCGCTGAATATTGATAAGGTTATAGATGGGATCCAATTCAAATCATGGAGCTGGCTTAGAGGCAAAGTAAAAGGCTTTAATTACTCTATTTATGAGTGGCAAGTTCAGCCGTGTATTGCAATTGCATCTCTGTGA
- the LOC130736645 gene encoding uncharacterized protein LOC130736645, translating to MRILTYNVRGLGNSVKWRIIREMITKEEVNFACFQETKLEAIDTWLCRALWGDDSFEWTFTPAVNRGGGLLCLWLRGTFNLIRSYLGSGFICLQGVWGDGNLPYAIVNFYGSCTLQEKILQWGELTALRARLLSHLWCIVGDFNSVRSPEERIGISSGPDSSRRDTDEFNGFINDMELLDLPLVGRKFTWFRPNGHAMSRLDRALVSSEWMEAWPNCFLHVQRRDVSDHCPLILKVSNHNWGPKPFRTINGWLQDPRFRDYVEKEWNNLQFQGWGAFILKEKLKDLKTRLKSWNTEVFGNLTTQKNLLASKLEELDRKADEEGLLEEEIRTRKNTQADFWKVARLNEPLLHQKARQRWVKEGDSNSKYFHSLVRWKRRKNAIVGLNVDGVWYEEPTTVKLKVKEYFERKFSKDDVVAPRLDGVNFNQLSSADNAFLTTPFDLEEIKKAVWDCEGDKSPGPDDYNFHFIKSF from the coding sequence ATGAGGATTCTTACCTATAACGTGAGAGGGTTGGGTAATAGTGTTAAATGGCGAATAATCCGTGAGATGATCACTAAGGAGGAGGTGAACTTTGCTTGTTTCCAAGAAACCAAATTGGAAGCTATTGATACTTGGCTATGTAGAGCCTTATGGGGAGATGATTCTTTTGAATGGACTTTCACGCCAGCGGTTAACAGAGGCGGCGGTCTGTTGTGTTTGTGGCTTAGGGGCACCTTCAATCTGATCCGGAGTTACTTAGGCAGTGGGTTTATCTGTTTGCAAGGAGTGTGGGGGGATGGTAATTTACCCTACGCTATTGTCAATTTTTATGGATCTTGTACTCTACAGGAAAAGATTCTTCAATGGGGGGAGCTCACAGCTCTAAGGGCAAGGCTCTTGTCTCACCTTTGGTGTATTGTAGGGGACTTCAATTCTGTCCGTTCTCCGGAAGAAAGAATAGGTATCTCCAGCGGACCAGACTCCTCCCGTAGAGACACTGATGAATTCAATGGATTCATTAATGATATGGAACTTCTGGATTTACCCTTGGTTGGGAGAAAATTTACATGGTTCCGACCGAATGGACACGCTATGAGCAGATTGGATAGAGCTCTTGTGTCGAGTGAGTGGATGGAGGCTTGGCCAAACTGTTTTCTTCATGTCCAAAGAAGAGATGTTTCCGATCATTGTCCGTTGATCCTCAAGGTGTCTAATCACAATTGGGGTCCCAAACCTTTTCGGACCATCAATGGTTGGTTACAAGATCCTAGGTTCAGAGATTATGTAGAGAAGGAGTGGAATAATTTGCAGTTTCAAGGTTGGGGGGCATTCATTCTtaaggaaaaattaaaagatcTTAAAACAAGATTGAAGTCTTGGAACACTGAGGTCTTTGGAAACTTAACCACACAAAAGAATTTACTGGCTAGCAAACTCGAAGAGTTGGATAGAAAAGCAGATGAGGAGGGGTTGTTAGAGGAAGAGATAAGGACGAGGAAGAATACACAAGCTGATTTTTGGAAAGTTGCTAGGCTCAATGAGCCTCTTCTCCACCAAAAGGCTAGACAAAGGTGGGTAAAGGAGGGGGATTCCAACTCCAAGTATTTCCATTCTCTTGTTAGATGGAAAAGAAGGAAGAATGCTATTGTGGGATTAAATGTAGATGGTGTGTGGTATGAAGAACCAACAACAGTGAAGTTAAAAGTGAAAGAatattttgaaagaaaattCAGCAAAGATGATGTCGTGGCCCCAAGGCTTGATGGAGTCAatttcaatcaattatccaGCGCAGATAACGCATTTCTTACGACACCATTTGATTTGGAAGAGATTAAGAAAGCGGTGTGGGATTGTGAGGGTGACAAAAGCCCTGGACCCGACGATTATAACTTTCATTTCATCAAGTCTTTCTAG